In one window of Pseudodesulfovibrio sediminis DNA:
- a CDS encoding energy-coupling factor ABC transporter ATP-binding protein, protein MLLEIKDICFGYTEDVAVLHNVSVTIKRGERVALVGHNGSGKSTLAKHLNGLLRPSQGEVCLDGAPISDLKVAQIAGMVSLLFQNPDDQICKQSVWDEIAFGPRNLGFDPKRVQKLVQESVAAFELGPVQEMNPHDLGFSRRKRLALASVVAMDASVVVLDEPTAGLDPSEIVLLEAVLNRLQCDGKTVLIISHDMDFIAENIERVICMESGNICFDGLVGCLFEDHALLDRCGLELPQVVRLCQQYTIQPHALTPEGVILDLINS, encoded by the coding sequence ATGTTGCTGGAAATAAAAGATATCTGTTTTGGCTACACCGAAGATGTTGCTGTGCTGCACAATGTCTCGGTGACCATAAAGCGCGGTGAACGAGTAGCCCTTGTCGGACACAATGGCTCCGGGAAAAGCACCCTGGCAAAACATCTGAACGGTTTGTTGCGGCCCTCTCAGGGAGAGGTGTGTCTTGATGGGGCGCCTATCAGTGATTTGAAGGTCGCTCAGATTGCGGGGATGGTTTCATTGTTGTTTCAGAACCCGGACGATCAGATCTGCAAGCAGTCTGTGTGGGATGAGATCGCGTTCGGTCCACGGAATCTTGGCTTTGATCCAAAGCGCGTGCAAAAGCTCGTTCAGGAATCAGTGGCGGCCTTTGAGCTTGGTCCGGTGCAGGAGATGAATCCACATGATCTCGGATTCAGTCGACGCAAACGACTGGCCCTGGCCTCGGTTGTTGCAATGGATGCGTCGGTGGTTGTTCTGGATGAACCGACTGCGGGCCTTGATCCTTCCGAGATCGTTCTTCTGGAAGCCGTGCTCAATCGACTGCAATGTGATGGGAAAACCGTGTTGATCATCAGCCACGATATGGACTTTATCGCCGAGAATATTGAGCGCGTAATCTGTATGGAGAGTGGCAACATCTGTTTTGACGGTCTGGTGGGTTGCTTGTTTGAAGATCACGCACTGCTTGATCGGTGTGGTCTGGAACTTCCCCAGGTTGTCAGGCTCTGTCAGCAGTATACCATACAGCCCCATGCGTTGACCCCGGAGGGGGTGATTCTTGATTTGATAAATTCGTAG
- the mazG gene encoding nucleoside triphosphate pyrophosphohydrolase, translated as MCDTNSDAPGTAVQDLLDVIDALLAPDGCPWDREQTPHSMCDYLVEEAFELIEGIRNNDAREAMEELGDALFIILFIARLYERDGAHSLTDSLKYSAAKMIRRHPHVFGDKTFIDNEAIWDNWEKTKREENKKTGRKQVYDSLPKGLPPLLKAYRINSKAARNKFTWDSDAAVEGQLKSEWQEWQNAMADGDKDASEKEFGDYLFTLVELGRRKGIKANSALAFANQKFLGRFGKMEELAEMRGLVLSEMNLDAMNALWDEVKNWEKD; from the coding sequence ATGTGCGATACGAATAGTGACGCCCCCGGAACCGCCGTTCAGGACCTTCTCGATGTCATTGACGCCCTGCTTGCCCCGGATGGTTGTCCGTGGGACCGCGAACAAACACCCCACTCCATGTGCGACTATCTTGTCGAAGAGGCGTTTGAACTCATCGAGGGAATCCGCAACAACGACGCCCGCGAAGCCATGGAGGAACTGGGCGACGCTCTGTTCATCATCCTGTTTATTGCCCGACTCTACGAGCGGGACGGCGCGCACTCCCTGACAGACTCGCTCAAATACAGTGCGGCCAAGATGATCCGCCGTCACCCCCATGTTTTTGGCGACAAGACATTCATCGACAATGAAGCAATCTGGGACAATTGGGAGAAAACCAAGCGCGAAGAGAACAAAAAGACCGGACGAAAACAAGTCTATGACTCTCTGCCCAAGGGCCTCCCCCCCCTGCTGAAGGCATATCGCATCAACTCCAAGGCCGCCCGCAACAAATTCACCTGGGACAGTGACGCCGCAGTGGAAGGACAACTCAAAAGTGAGTGGCAGGAATGGCAGAACGCCATGGCTGACGGGGACAAGGATGCGTCCGAAAAGGAATTCGGCGATTATCTCTTTACCCTGGTGGAACTTGGCAGGCGAAAAGGCATCAAAGCCAATTCAGCCCTGGCTTTCGCCAACCAGAAATTCCTTGGCCGCTTCGGCAAAATGGAGGAATTGGCAGAAATGCGGGGCCTGGTCCTTTCGGAGATGAACCTGGATGCAATGAATGCCTTATGGGATGAAGTAAAAAACTGGGAAAAGGATTAA
- a CDS encoding CvpA family protein: MNFLDIILICIVTLFLVRGFFRGLVQEVLSLIAIVLATFLAANFDDLVAPHLQLYIDNMTTVSVLSYSLIFFGTLIIFWILAKVIRSMLEISLLGWVDRTAGGFFGLAEGVLICLMVLMFLQTFAPKAEILKESFLAPQAQHLVDALDEYIDLPSATDAFKTAKDALGIKNDTTN; the protein is encoded by the coding sequence ATGAATTTTCTGGATATCATTCTCATCTGCATTGTCACACTGTTCCTTGTCAGAGGCTTTTTCCGCGGTCTGGTTCAGGAAGTCCTGTCATTGATAGCCATTGTTCTGGCCACCTTCCTGGCGGCCAACTTCGATGATCTGGTCGCACCACACCTGCAGTTGTATATCGACAACATGACCACCGTCAGCGTATTGTCATACTCCCTCATCTTCTTCGGCACATTGATCATTTTCTGGATCCTGGCCAAGGTTATCCGCTCAATGCTCGAAATATCTCTGCTGGGCTGGGTCGACCGGACCGCAGGAGGCTTTTTCGGCCTTGCCGAGGGGGTGCTCATCTGTTTGATGGTCCTCATGTTTCTCCAGACCTTTGCTCCCAAGGCCGAGATCCTGAAGGAGTCGTTCCTGGCACCCCAGGCACAACATTTGGTGGATGCCCTGGACGAATATATCGACCTGCCTTCCGCCACTGACGCATTCAAAACCGCCAAGGATGCGCTCGGCATCAAGAACGACACAACCAACTAG
- the rfbC gene encoding dTDP-4-dehydrorhamnose 3,5-epimerase: MQVHKTGFPGLLVLVPNVFQDERGFFLESYNRDSFLKLGIQCEFVQDNHAYSKDIGVLRGFHFQTPPAEQAKLVWVTRGAVLDVVVDLRKGSPTYGKCHHVILSAANFKRMIVPRGFGHGYVTIMPDTEFQYKVDGPYSPEHEGGIAWDDPDIAMDWSSALQGRSPILSEKDRRLPKLADFDSPFIYEV, from the coding sequence ATGCAGGTCCATAAGACTGGTTTTCCCGGCCTTCTTGTTTTGGTCCCCAACGTCTTTCAGGATGAGCGTGGTTTTTTTCTGGAAAGTTATAATCGCGATTCGTTTTTGAAGCTTGGCATTCAATGTGAATTTGTTCAGGATAATCATGCCTATTCCAAGGATATAGGCGTGCTCAGGGGATTTCATTTCCAAACACCGCCCGCAGAGCAGGCCAAGCTTGTCTGGGTGACGAGAGGAGCGGTTCTGGATGTGGTAGTGGATTTGCGGAAGGGGTCTCCTACCTATGGGAAATGTCATCATGTTATTCTGAGTGCGGCTAACTTCAAACGCATGATTGTCCCTCGTGGTTTTGGGCATGGGTATGTCACCATCATGCCGGACACCGAGTTTCAATATAAGGTTGATGGGCCATATTCTCCTGAACATGAAGGCGGTATCGCCTGGGATGACCCGGACATTGCCATGGACTGGTCGTCAGCCCTTCAAGGTCGTTCCCCTATATTGTCAGAAAAAGATAGACGGCTTCCCAAGCTGGCTGATTTTGATTCTCCTTTTATCTACGAGGTCTAA